The proteins below are encoded in one region of Leptospira andrefontaineae:
- a CDS encoding response regulator — protein sequence SGNEYSIDPIKEGAVEYLVKPVNKKELEEAFNRIENFINRKMKNLLIIEDDDNSRVAMRKLIGNGDVKCYEASTGKDAIKAYQENYFDCIVLDIGLPDMSGFELIYELEKTKGQTMPPIIIYTGKELTREENAELQKYAESIIIKGVKSEERLLDETALFLHRTISKLPEGKQKIINNLYDKEAIFQKKKVLLVDDDMRNVFALSKILKDRGMEVFKADNGKTALISLDVQQDMDIVLMDIMMPEMDGYETMRRIRTEKRYDRLPIIALTAKAMKDDRQKCIDAGANDYISKPVDVERLLSLMRVWLSR from the coding sequence TCTCTGGAAACGAGTATTCTATCGACCCTATTAAAGAAGGTGCAGTAGAATATTTAGTAAAACCTGTAAACAAAAAGGAATTGGAAGAGGCATTTAACAGGATAGAAAACTTCATCAATCGAAAAATGAAAAATTTACTTATCATTGAAGATGATGATAATTCCAGGGTAGCAATGAGAAAGCTGATCGGGAATGGGGATGTGAAATGTTATGAGGCGAGTACTGGTAAAGATGCTATCAAGGCTTACCAAGAAAACTATTTCGACTGTATTGTTCTGGATATAGGACTTCCGGATATGAGCGGGTTCGAACTCATCTACGAATTGGAAAAAACGAAAGGCCAGACAATGCCTCCTATCATCATCTACACTGGCAAGGAATTGACCAGGGAAGAAAATGCGGAACTCCAAAAATACGCAGAGAGTATCATCATCAAAGGAGTAAAATCGGAAGAAAGGTTATTGGATGAGACTGCTCTATTTCTGCATAGAACGATCAGTAAACTTCCAGAAGGAAAACAAAAAATCATAAATAATCTATATGATAAGGAGGCTATCTTTCAGAAAAAGAAAGTCCTACTCGTGGATGATGATATGAGAAACGTATTCGCATTATCTAAAATTCTAAAGGATAGGGGAATGGAAGTTTTTAAGGCGGATAATGGAAAGACCGCTTTAATTTCTCTGGATGTTCAACAAGATATGGATATAGTTCTTATGGATATCATGATGCCGGAGATGGACGGGTATGAGACCATGAGAAGGATAAGAACCGAAAAAAGGTATGATCGGCTCCCGATCATCGCTCTCACTGCCAAGGCAATGAAAGACGATAGACAGAAATGTATAGATGCAGGTGCTAACGATTATATTTCCAAACCTGTGGATGTAGAAAGGTTACTTTCGTTGATGAGAGTTTGGTTAAGTAGGTAG